One Paraburkholderia kururiensis DNA window includes the following coding sequences:
- a CDS encoding acyl-CoA-binding protein: MSDVDALFAQAQEDVKQLPERPGNLTLLRLYALFKQATEGDVHGDKPGFADIVGKYKHDAWAALKGTPQETARQQYVELVESLKNGTAS; the protein is encoded by the coding sequence ATGAGCGATGTCGATGCACTGTTCGCACAGGCCCAGGAAGACGTGAAACAGCTGCCCGAGCGCCCCGGCAATCTGACGCTGCTGCGTCTTTACGCGCTCTTCAAGCAGGCAACCGAAGGCGACGTGCACGGCGACAAGCCGGGTTTCGCCGACATCGTCGGCAAGTACAAGCACGATGCCTGGGCCGCGCTCAAAGGTACCCCGCAGGAAACGGCGCGCCAGCAGTACGTGGAGCTCGTGGAGTCCCTGAAAAACGGCACGGCTTCCTGA
- a CDS encoding DUF1853 family protein → MSPDIVPDAQSPQPEHVSQDARLDSLRDTAVRDLAWLLFSPGLLRAQPPADLLADPFESASERADTIDWLVALDRDALALHSAIAAARVTRLGRYAECLLGWFLQHGPAARLVAANVALRRAGVTLGECDFLVETHSGRRRHWELAVKCYLQAGDGRARLADYVGPNLQDRFDLKLSHLLGHQLPLSGREEFATLGHRGPWEARMFVKGWLFYRAENLPDEAAARNAEPLAPELAPDHARGWWTTRGDWPRFASDHAMVWRRLSRLEWLAPRRYRDDEGQVPLVDAYTLAEQLEDGSGPAMVAAFARDASGACTERSRGFIVPDDWPRHAQAFARHHQR, encoded by the coding sequence ATGTCGCCGGACATCGTTCCGGACGCGCAGTCACCGCAGCCCGAACACGTCAGCCAGGATGCCCGTCTCGATTCGCTGCGCGACACCGCCGTGCGAGACCTCGCGTGGCTGCTTTTCAGCCCCGGCCTGTTGCGGGCACAGCCGCCAGCCGATCTGCTCGCCGATCCATTCGAATCGGCGAGCGAGCGGGCGGACACCATCGACTGGCTCGTTGCTCTGGATCGCGACGCGCTCGCGCTGCACAGCGCCATCGCGGCAGCGCGCGTGACGCGGCTTGGCCGCTATGCCGAATGCCTGCTCGGCTGGTTTCTGCAGCATGGTCCCGCAGCGCGGCTCGTGGCGGCGAACGTCGCGCTGCGCCGCGCGGGCGTCACGCTCGGCGAATGCGATTTTCTCGTGGAAACCCACAGCGGCCGTCGCCGGCATTGGGAACTGGCCGTGAAGTGCTACCTGCAGGCGGGCGACGGGCGCGCGCGCCTCGCGGACTACGTCGGCCCGAATCTGCAGGATCGCTTCGACCTCAAGCTGTCGCATCTGCTCGGTCATCAGTTGCCGCTCAGCGGGCGCGAGGAGTTTGCAACGCTCGGACATCGCGGGCCGTGGGAAGCGCGGATGTTCGTCAAAGGGTGGTTGTTTTATCGGGCGGAGAACCTGCCCGACGAAGCTGCTGCGCGCAACGCGGAGCCGCTTGCCCCTGAACTCGCGCCCGATCACGCGCGCGGCTGGTGGACGACCCGCGGCGACTGGCCTCGCTTCGCGTCGGACCACGCCATGGTCTGGCGCAGGCTGTCCCGGCTCGAATGGCTGGCGCCGCGCCGGTATCGTGACGACGAAGGGCAGGTACCGCTCGTCGACGCCTATACGCTGGCCGAACAGCTTGAAGATGGATCAGGACCGGCGATGGTGGCCGCGTTCGCGCGCGATGCGAGCGGCGCCTGCACCGAGCGCTCGCGCGGCTTCATCGTTCCGGACGACTGGCCGCGGCACGCGCAGGCATTCGCGCGTCACCACCAGCGATAG
- the thiD gene encoding bifunctional hydroxymethylpyrimidine kinase/phosphomethylpyrimidine kinase: protein MTHPIPNVLTIAGSDSGGGAGIQADLKTFSALGAYGASVITALTAQNTRGVTGVHAPEPAFVTAQLDAVFDDIRIDAVKIGMLANAAIVHAVAAALTRYRPPCIVLDTVMISKSNHALLAADAVAALRDELLPLADVVTPNLPEAAALLSEATATNEAGMVRQGEALRKLGARAVLVKGGHLGTDESPDWLVQESGTLRLGGARVPVRNTHGTGCTLSSAIAALAPQRDSLAAAVADAKQYLTGAIEASSRLDVGHGVGPVHHFYRWW, encoded by the coding sequence CCGGCTCCGACTCCGGCGGCGGGGCGGGCATTCAGGCCGACCTGAAAACCTTCTCCGCGCTCGGCGCCTACGGAGCAAGCGTAATTACGGCGCTCACCGCGCAGAACACGCGCGGCGTGACGGGCGTGCACGCGCCGGAGCCGGCGTTCGTAACGGCCCAGCTCGACGCGGTGTTCGACGACATCCGCATCGACGCGGTCAAGATCGGCATGCTGGCGAACGCGGCTATCGTGCACGCGGTCGCCGCGGCGCTGACACGCTACCGTCCGCCGTGCATCGTGCTCGACACGGTGATGATCTCGAAGAGCAATCACGCCTTGCTCGCAGCCGACGCGGTCGCCGCATTGCGCGACGAACTGCTGCCGCTCGCCGACGTGGTCACGCCCAACCTGCCTGAGGCCGCGGCGCTGCTCAGCGAAGCGACAGCGACCAACGAAGCCGGCATGGTGCGCCAGGGCGAAGCGCTGCGAAAGCTGGGCGCGCGCGCCGTGCTGGTGAAGGGCGGGCATCTTGGCACAGACGAGAGCCCCGACTGGTTGGTGCAGGAGAGCGGCACGCTACGCCTGGGCGGTGCACGCGTTCCGGTCAGGAACACGCACGGAACGGGCTGCACACTTTCATCGGCGATTGCCGCGCTCGCGCCGCAGCGCGACAGCCTCGCCGCAGCGGTGGCCGATGCCAAGCAATACCTGACGGGCGCCATCGAAGCGAGCAGCCGGCTCGACGTCGGCCACGGCGTGGGCCCCGTTCATCACTTCTATCGCTGGTGGTGA
- the rimI gene encoding ribosomal protein S18-alanine N-acetyltransferase, with the protein MSGVLLADRYLSPMTESDLDEVVSIEKVAYEFPWTRGNFEDSLRNGYFGICMRHVTGTLLGYCVLMPVVDEMHVLNLCVAPSAQGAGAGLALLREAVRMARNQRLEGLLLEVRPSNHRAIRLYERFGFKSIGRRKNYYPARHRSREDAIVMRFSFAEEGVHDAP; encoded by the coding sequence ATGAGTGGCGTGTTGCTGGCCGATCGCTATCTGTCGCCGATGACCGAAAGCGATCTCGACGAAGTGGTATCCATCGAGAAGGTCGCCTACGAATTTCCCTGGACGCGCGGCAATTTCGAGGACTCGCTGCGCAACGGCTACTTCGGCATCTGCATGCGGCACGTGACGGGCACGCTGCTCGGCTACTGCGTGCTGATGCCGGTGGTCGACGAAATGCACGTGCTCAACCTCTGCGTGGCGCCGAGCGCGCAGGGCGCGGGCGCTGGGCTCGCGCTGCTGCGCGAGGCGGTGCGCATGGCGCGCAACCAGCGTCTCGAAGGGCTGCTGCTCGAGGTGCGGCCGTCGAACCATCGGGCGATCCGGCTTTACGAGCGTTTCGGGTTCAAGTCGATCGGCCGGCGCAAGAACTACTACCCGGCGCGTCATCGCAGCCGGGAGGACGCGATCGTGATGCGTTTTTCGTTTGCAGAGGAGGGCGTGCATGACGCTCCGTGA
- a CDS encoding uracil-DNA glycosylase: MTLRETVLEEMGLAPVWVRRGAEGQRSADVSDQSGADEALATTRERDAAAEPRAAASVTRGEESASDVTAAAVAVPSMAAGTSGRATAVADTPTATASGMPNADTAVQPSATAARLVDEPPPAEDDFAWFDAPSPVPERQAPMAQDTPGEPSVATLDWDALAARVAGCQRCRLCEKRTNTVFGVGDREAEWMLVGEAPGENEDRQGEPFVGQAGKLLDNMLRALTLARGNNVYIANVIKCRPPGNRNPEPDEVARCEPYLQRQVALVKPKIIVALGRFAAQSLLKTDASISSLRGRVHEYEGVPVIVTYHPAYLLRSLHDKAKAWTDLCLARDTWRKGAGGEG; encoded by the coding sequence ATGACGCTCCGTGAGACCGTGCTGGAAGAGATGGGCCTGGCGCCCGTGTGGGTGCGCCGAGGTGCGGAAGGCCAGCGTTCTGCCGACGTGAGCGACCAATCCGGCGCGGACGAGGCGCTCGCAACGACGCGAGAGCGGGATGCGGCGGCCGAGCCTCGAGCCGCGGCGTCAGTGACACGGGGCGAAGAGTCGGCTTCGGACGTCACCGCCGCGGCAGTCGCTGTGCCGTCGATGGCCGCTGGAACGTCGGGCCGCGCTACGGCGGTTGCCGACACCCCGACAGCCACGGCCTCCGGAATGCCAAACGCCGATACGGCGGTTCAGCCGTCGGCAACCGCTGCCCGCCTCGTCGACGAGCCGCCACCCGCAGAGGACGACTTTGCCTGGTTCGACGCCCCGTCGCCCGTGCCGGAGCGGCAAGCCCCGATGGCTCAGGACACGCCCGGTGAGCCATCCGTCGCGACGCTCGACTGGGACGCGCTCGCCGCACGCGTGGCGGGGTGCCAGCGCTGCCGCCTCTGCGAGAAGCGCACCAACACGGTGTTCGGCGTGGGCGACCGCGAGGCCGAATGGATGCTGGTGGGCGAGGCGCCCGGCGAGAATGAAGACCGCCAGGGCGAGCCGTTCGTCGGCCAGGCGGGCAAGCTGCTCGACAACATGCTGCGCGCGCTGACGCTCGCACGGGGCAACAACGTCTACATCGCGAACGTCATCAAGTGCCGTCCGCCCGGCAACCGCAATCCGGAGCCCGACGAAGTGGCGCGCTGCGAGCCTTATCTGCAGCGCCAGGTCGCGCTCGTGAAGCCGAAGATCATCGTCGCGCTCGGCCGCTTTGCCGCGCAGAGCCTGCTCAAGACCGACGCCAGCATTTCGTCGCTGCGCGGGCGCGTGCACGAGTACGAGGGCGTACCGGTGATCGTCACGTATCACCCCGCCTACTTGCTGCGCAGTCTCCACGACAAGGCGAAGGCGTGGACCGACCTTTGCCTCGCACGCGATACGTGGCGCAAGGGCGCCGGCGGCGAAGGATGA
- the tsaB gene encoding tRNA (adenosine(37)-N6)-threonylcarbamoyltransferase complex dimerization subunit type 1 TsaB, which translates to MTQTVLLAIDTSTEFCSVALLCSAGNTSGSSAPDAQDALRIWTRHEATGAVSSTRLLPAVRELFDEAGFGLTDCDAIAFGAGPGSFTGLRTATGVAQGLAFGLGVPVVPVSTLVACAEAARLADPSATRVLAALDARMDEVYWADFAWDDAQQEWRTIQSASLDAPAQLVIPDEPFTLAGNAAAAFGERLPAAAHAQHVNGEAVPHARAVAVTALRALRAGRTVRPDQAAPEYVRNKVAQTVAERLAAKATTHAGTLASRETHGSPEGAQ; encoded by the coding sequence ATGACTCAAACTGTGCTGCTTGCCATCGATACGTCGACCGAATTCTGCTCGGTCGCCTTGCTTTGCTCCGCCGGCAATACGTCCGGCAGCTCCGCCCCGGACGCCCAGGACGCGCTGCGCATCTGGACGCGCCACGAGGCCACGGGCGCGGTGTCCAGCACACGTCTTCTGCCCGCCGTTCGCGAACTGTTCGACGAAGCGGGCTTCGGGCTGACCGATTGCGACGCCATCGCGTTCGGCGCCGGACCGGGCTCGTTCACCGGTCTGCGCACGGCGACGGGCGTTGCACAAGGGCTGGCATTCGGGCTCGGCGTGCCGGTCGTGCCGGTCAGCACACTCGTTGCCTGCGCCGAAGCGGCGCGGCTTGCCGACCCATCCGCCACGCGGGTGCTCGCGGCGCTCGATGCACGCATGGACGAGGTCTATTGGGCCGACTTCGCGTGGGACGACGCGCAGCAGGAATGGCGCACGATCCAGTCGGCGTCGCTGGACGCTCCCGCGCAACTCGTGATTCCCGACGAGCCGTTCACGCTGGCCGGCAATGCCGCGGCGGCGTTCGGCGAGCGCTTGCCTGCGGCGGCTCACGCCCAGCACGTGAACGGCGAGGCTGTGCCTCATGCCCGCGCAGTGGCGGTCACGGCGCTGCGTGCCTTGCGTGCCGGCCGTACCGTGCGGCCCGATCAAGCCGCGCCCGAGTACGTGCGCAACAAGGTGGCGCAAACGGTGGCCGAGCGGCTCGCGGCCAAGGCGACAACGCACGCGGGCACGCTGGCCTCTCGCGAGACGCACGGTAGTCCCGAGGGCGCGCAATGA